The following coding sequences lie in one Mycobacterium gordonae genomic window:
- a CDS encoding WXG100 family type VII secretion target: MAEMKTDAAALAQEAGNFERISSDLKTQIDQIESTAGSLQAQWRGVAGQAAQAAVVRFQEAANKQKAELDEISTNIRQAGVQYQRADEEQQQALSSQMGI, translated from the coding sequence ATGGCAGAGATGAAGACTGATGCCGCTGCCCTCGCGCAAGAGGCAGGTAACTTCGAGCGAATCTCCAGCGATCTGAAGACCCAGATCGACCAGATCGAGTCCACCGCGGGTTCACTGCAGGCTCAGTGGCGCGGTGTCGCCGGCCAGGCAGCCCAGGCCGCCGTCGTGCGCTTCCAGGAAGCCGCCAACAAGCAGAAGGCCGAGCTCGACGAGATCTCGACCAACATCCGTCAGGCCGGCGTTCAGTACCAGCGTGCCGACGAGGAGCAGCAGCAGGCGCTGTCCTCGCAAATGGGCATCTGA
- a CDS encoding WXG100 family type VII secretion target — protein MTEQQWNFAGIEAAASTIQGNVSSIHSLLDEGKQSLTKLAAAWGGSGSESYQSVQQKWDGTAQELNTSLQNLARTISEASQAMQSTEGSVTGLFA, from the coding sequence ATGACAGAACAGCAGTGGAATTTCGCCGGCATCGAGGCCGCGGCCAGCACCATCCAGGGAAACGTGTCCAGCATTCACTCCCTGCTCGACGAGGGTAAGCAGTCGCTGACCAAGCTCGCCGCGGCGTGGGGTGGTAGCGGTTCGGAGTCCTACCAGAGCGTTCAGCAGAAGTGGGACGGCACCGCTCAGGAGCTCAACACCTCCCTGCAGAACCTGGCCCGGACGATCAGCGAGGCCAGCCAGGCCATGCAGTCGACCGAGGGCAGCGTGACCGGATTGTTCGCATAA
- a CDS encoding MinD/ParA family ATP-binding protein — translation MPADYDKLFRPAEDSDLPDDDAGQSFFDPNASFAGPPAVNGDAGAAPDWSQPPPPPPVALEPPPPPPPVLPPMPIGGPTPAPPEPPPLPPRVDVEPPPAAAPASGPTAAGPKSPLPPMPIGGPPPPPPPALPEFTPEPPSVAPPAATEPEPVIPEPTPKPARPPMPIGGPPPAPPAPPAPPAPPAPPAPREPAPPPPREPAPPPPPTASAPRPRDRSSTPMPVNAPTRNAPPGRPETVRRVPPPGPPPQPPPPPPAAEAPPATGRRRHRYLPDPESGEADPQAGTYFRVPMPAAPKPKPGHPPTAQPPRQGGRRRAPSGPIPVRPRPAPGFVEPRPVPAPAQPTPAAPMPAGAPPAPARPTAPAPVQPPMAPVAVPEPRQPPPRPTKHVPQRGWRRALYKFTRINAGLSREEKYELELRARVSRQPRGSYQIGMLGLKGGVGKTTTTVTLGTMLAQVRGDRILVLDADPGCGNLAERAGRTSSSSIVDLVADENLSHYNDVRAHTSVNAHNLEILPTAEYTTAQRGLSGEDLRFAVDTVSKFYNLVLADCGPGLFDPVTRGVLETASAIVIVTNVSLDSARQAESALEWLRNNGYQDLLSRVVVVVNHVAVGETNVAEKKLVRQFQQLVKPNRVVLLPWDKHIAEGTEIHLDRLSPVYKRRVLELAAALSDDFERAGRR, via the coding sequence ATGCCGGCCGACTATGACAAGCTCTTTCGGCCCGCCGAGGATTCCGACCTTCCCGACGACGATGCCGGACAAAGCTTCTTCGACCCGAATGCGTCGTTCGCCGGCCCACCTGCCGTCAACGGCGACGCCGGGGCTGCCCCCGATTGGTCGCAGCCGCCGCCACCTCCCCCCGTTGCGCTAGAGCCGCCTCCTCCCCCACCACCCGTGCTACCGCCGATGCCCATCGGCGGCCCAACTCCTGCGCCGCCCGAGCCGCCGCCGTTGCCACCGCGGGTCGACGTCGAGCCGCCGCCGGCCGCGGCTCCGGCGAGCGGGCCCACCGCGGCGGGGCCCAAGTCTCCCCTGCCGCCGATGCCCATCGGCGGTCCGCCGCCGCCGCCCCCGCCTGCACTCCCGGAGTTCACCCCGGAGCCACCGTCCGTCGCGCCGCCGGCTGCGACCGAGCCTGAACCGGTTATCCCTGAACCGACGCCCAAGCCGGCCCGGCCCCCGATGCCGATCGGCGGACCACCACCCGCGCCACCGGCGCCACCGGCACCGCCCGCACCGCCCGCACCGCCCGCGCCGCGCGAACCCGCACCACCGCCCCCGCGTGAACCCGCACCACCGCCCCCGCCCACCGCGTCCGCGCCGAGGCCGCGAGACCGCTCCTCCACCCCGATGCCGGTCAACGCACCAACTCGTAACGCGCCACCCGGGCGGCCCGAGACAGTTCGCCGAGTACCCCCGCCAGGACCGCCTCCACAACCCCCGCCGCCCCCGCCGGCGGCCGAAGCGCCACCGGCCACCGGGCGCCGCCGTCACCGTTATCTTCCTGACCCGGAGTCCGGAGAAGCCGATCCGCAGGCCGGCACCTACTTCCGAGTCCCGATGCCGGCCGCGCCCAAACCGAAACCGGGACATCCGCCGACGGCGCAGCCACCCCGGCAGGGCGGCCGGCGCCGGGCTCCCTCTGGTCCGATCCCGGTGCGGCCGCGGCCGGCACCCGGGTTCGTCGAACCCAGACCGGTACCAGCACCCGCGCAACCCACACCAGCGGCACCGATGCCCGCGGGAGCGCCGCCGGCCCCGGCTCGACCTACTGCTCCGGCGCCGGTACAACCGCCGATGGCGCCCGTCGCGGTGCCCGAGCCGAGACAGCCCCCGCCCAGGCCAACCAAACATGTGCCGCAGCGGGGTTGGCGACGCGCGCTCTACAAATTCACCCGGATCAACGCCGGACTCTCCCGCGAGGAGAAGTACGAACTGGAGTTGCGGGCGCGGGTCAGCCGCCAGCCCCGTGGCTCGTATCAGATCGGAATGCTCGGCCTCAAGGGCGGCGTCGGCAAGACGACCACGACGGTCACCCTGGGCACGATGCTGGCCCAAGTACGCGGCGACCGGATCCTGGTCCTTGACGCCGACCCCGGCTGCGGCAACCTGGCCGAGCGCGCGGGTCGCACCTCGTCGTCGTCCATCGTGGACCTGGTGGCCGACGAGAATCTGTCGCATTACAACGATGTCCGGGCACATACCAGCGTCAATGCCCACAACCTCGAGATCCTGCCGACCGCGGAGTACACCACCGCCCAGCGCGGACTCAGCGGCGAGGACCTGCGTTTCGCGGTCGACACCGTCTCGAAGTTCTACAACCTGGTGCTGGCAGACTGCGGGCCCGGCCTGTTCGACCCGGTAACGCGGGGCGTACTGGAGACGGCGTCGGCGATCGTGATCGTGACGAATGTGTCCCTGGACAGTGCGCGGCAAGCCGAGAGCGCCCTCGAATGGTTGCGTAACAACGGCTACCAGGATCTACTCAGCCGTGTCGTCGTCGTCGTCAATCACGTCGCGGTTGGCGAAACCAACGTCGCGGAGAAGAAGTTGGTGAGACAGTTCCAACAGCTGGTCAAACCGAACCGGGTAGTGCTGCTGCCCTGGGACAAGCACATCGCGGAAGGTACTGAGATTCACCTCGACCGGCTCAGCCCCGTCTACAAACGGCGGGTGCTCGAGCTGGCCGCGGCTCTGTCCGACGATTTTGAAAGGGCTGGACGTCGTTGA